One genomic window of Actinoalloteichus hoggarensis includes the following:
- the mbhE gene encoding hydrogen gas-evolving membrane-bound hydrogenase subunit E — MLLLVTAHLLLAGLLPMLVRRTGRWAFALAAIVPAATLLWALGRLSAVVSGETITQTFAWAPSIGLEVALRLDALSMLMIFLVSGLGALILVYCVYYFGSHGEGIGRTSALLLAFAGAMFGLVVADDLISLYVFWELTTVCSFLLVGQDGVGKKLRRSSVQALLVTVFGGLTMLMGIIMLGHAAGTFRISEIVADPPAGGSVGIAVALILVGAFTKSAQAPFHPWLPGAMVAPTPVSAYLHAASMVKAGVYLVARLAPAFADLTAWWLPVAVIGIWTMLIGGVRALFQNDLKTMLAYGTVSQLGFLMVLTGTGTYIGAIAGATMLLAHGLFKAALFLIVGIVDHQTGTRDIRKLSGLGRRFPVLTALAVIAAGSMAGLPPMLGFLGKEAAFQALLESGGTVDLLVLAGLVVGSVLTVAYSIRLVWGAFGDKPGVERIAAPSPSLGLVLPAAIPALAGLVLGLWSPPVYGLVKPYADAFRSGGESYYLALWHGFNLPLLLSVVVVVLGMLLYRLRERSGAESGPPVPHFLQAQTLYDRSVLSLEVLSYGVTGRLQVGSLPTYLGIILLTMLFIPGTAVLTGTTFLGEQQLWHSAVQVPVAVLVCIAAIALTMVRHRMTAVLLTGAIGYAIGALFIIDGGPDLALAQFLVETLTLVAFVFVLRKLPAKFTQIESAKRLRWPKVVIAVAAGSFVAVSTVIFSGARQAPPTSSEEFIANAPEGAHATNVVNAILVDFRAFDTVGEIVVLAVAATGVASLILAVRRTRTPSLPETDDQTLLATPGGPGSSGGAAGEHEGFDVGATKPAGVEGGRTGLATSGGLATSGGAADSGGSDPTNDEEGRR, encoded by the coding sequence GTGCTTCTGCTTGTGACGGCCCACCTGCTGCTTGCGGGCCTTCTGCCCATGCTGGTGCGCAGAACGGGCCGCTGGGCCTTCGCGCTGGCCGCGATCGTCCCGGCCGCCACCCTGCTGTGGGCCCTCGGCAGGCTCTCCGCCGTCGTGAGCGGCGAGACCATCACCCAGACCTTCGCCTGGGCACCGAGCATCGGTCTGGAGGTGGCGCTGCGTCTCGACGCCCTCTCAATGCTGATGATCTTCCTGGTCTCGGGGCTCGGCGCACTCATTCTCGTCTACTGCGTCTATTACTTCGGGTCGCACGGTGAAGGCATCGGCCGGACCTCCGCGCTGCTCCTCGCCTTCGCGGGGGCGATGTTCGGCCTCGTCGTCGCCGACGACCTCATCAGCCTCTATGTCTTCTGGGAGCTGACCACCGTCTGCTCCTTCCTACTGGTCGGGCAGGACGGAGTCGGCAAGAAGCTGCGCCGCTCGTCGGTGCAGGCCCTGCTGGTGACCGTGTTCGGCGGGCTGACGATGCTGATGGGCATCATCATGCTCGGCCACGCGGCGGGCACCTTCCGGATCTCCGAGATCGTCGCCGACCCGCCCGCGGGCGGCAGCGTCGGCATCGCGGTGGCCCTCATCCTGGTCGGCGCGTTCACCAAGTCGGCGCAGGCCCCGTTCCATCCCTGGCTGCCGGGCGCCATGGTCGCGCCCACCCCGGTCAGCGCCTACCTGCACGCGGCGTCCATGGTCAAGGCGGGCGTCTACCTCGTCGCCCGGCTGGCGCCCGCCTTCGCGGATCTGACCGCGTGGTGGCTGCCGGTGGCGGTGATCGGCATCTGGACGATGCTGATCGGCGGCGTCCGCGCCCTGTTCCAAAACGATCTGAAGACGATGCTGGCCTACGGAACGGTGAGCCAGCTCGGCTTCCTGATGGTGTTGACCGGGACCGGCACCTACATCGGCGCCATCGCGGGCGCGACGATGCTGCTGGCGCACGGGCTCTTCAAGGCGGCGTTGTTTCTGATCGTCGGGATCGTCGACCACCAGACGGGCACCCGAGACATCCGAAAGCTGTCCGGACTGGGCAGACGCTTCCCCGTCCTGACGGCCCTGGCCGTGATCGCGGCGGGCTCGATGGCCGGGCTGCCGCCGATGCTCGGCTTCCTCGGCAAGGAGGCGGCCTTCCAGGCGCTCCTGGAGAGCGGGGGCACCGTCGATCTGCTGGTGCTGGCGGGACTGGTCGTCGGCTCGGTGCTGACCGTCGCCTACAGCATCCGGCTCGTCTGGGGCGCCTTCGGCGACAAGCCCGGCGTCGAGCGGATCGCCGCTCCCTCCCCGTCCCTGGGACTCGTGCTTCCCGCCGCGATCCCGGCGCTCGCCGGCCTGGTACTGGGGCTGTGGTCGCCCCCGGTCTACGGGCTGGTGAAGCCCTACGCCGACGCGTTCCGCTCCGGAGGCGAGAGCTACTACCTGGCGCTGTGGCATGGATTCAACCTGCCGCTGCTGCTGTCGGTGGTGGTCGTGGTGCTGGGCATGCTGCTCTACCGGCTCCGCGAGCGGTCCGGCGCCGAGAGCGGTCCCCCGGTCCCGCACTTCCTTCAGGCGCAGACCCTGTACGACCGGTCGGTCCTGTCGCTGGAGGTGCTCTCCTACGGCGTGACCGGCAGGCTCCAGGTGGGCTCGCTGCCCACCTACCTGGGCATCATCCTGTTGACGATGCTGTTCATCCCCGGAACGGCGGTGCTCACCGGCACCACGTTCCTCGGCGAGCAGCAGCTCTGGCACTCCGCCGTGCAGGTGCCGGTGGCAGTGCTGGTGTGCATCGCGGCGATCGCGCTGACGATGGTGCGACACCGTATGACGGCGGTGCTGCTCACCGGCGCGATCGGCTACGCGATCGGCGCGCTCTTCATCATCGACGGCGGCCCGGACCTGGCGTTGGCCCAGTTCCTCGTCGAGACGCTCACCCTGGTGGCCTTCGTGTTCGTGCTGCGCAAGCTGCCCGCGAAGTTCACCCAGATCGAATCCGCGAAGCGGCTGCGGTGGCCGAAGGTGGTGATCGCGGTGGCCGCGGGCAGCTTCGTGGCGGTCTCCACGGTGATCTTCTCCGGCGCGCGGCAGGCGCCGCCCACCTCCAGCGAGGAGTTCATCGCCAACGCCCCGGAGGGCGCGCACGCCACCAACGTGGTCAACGCGATCCTGGTGGACTTCCGAGCCTTCGACACCGTCGGCGAGATCGTCGTGCTCGCGGTGGCGGCCACCGGCGTGGCCAGCCTGATCCTCGCCGTGCGACGGACGCGGACGCCTTCGCTGCCCGAGACGGACGATCAGACGCTGTTGGCGACGCCCGGCGGCCCGGGCAGCAGCGGCGGCGCGGCAGGCGAACACGAGGGCTTCGACGTCGGCGCGACGAAGCCCGCCGGGGTCGAGGGCGGCCGGACCGGCCTGGCGACGTCGGGCGGCCTGGCGACGTCGGGCGGCGCGGCGGACTCGGGCGGGTCCGATCCGACGAACGACGAGGAGGGACGACGATGA